The following coding sequences lie in one Sedimentibacter sp. MB35-C1 genomic window:
- a CDS encoding V-type ATP synthase subunit I, which produces MNKISIVGLNSEKSWLVKDIMDLGVVEVSSQDSKLADPEWLSYVKKDGNEDAVLNYDSKISKINDVLITLEGYDTSKKPLFSTRRLVSSKEFDSMVDNINDVEGNVAKVVELSKSYNNLCSEQNKLETSILSLKPWVKYELPLEFRETIYTSIFIGVVPSVIDVDRLKSDLDQETDKYVIDILASDKEQYYITTICLTKEKDDVYEVLKQFGFNNAEFKDLTGTASENIALYEKRLKEISESKSAIEKNFSEYVQYKEEIQAYYDYLTIEKDKNKILGNMLKTDTTFYLQGWIPDSSKEQIGSVLKKYECWFEISEPEEGEPYPILLNNNSFSQPFESITELYSLPSPTSIDPTSIMAPFYMMFFGLMLADVGYGAIISGACFIILRKFNIEGNLKKMMKMFFYCGLATIFWGIMFGSYFGDALTTIARVMFNGDFAIKPIWINPITEPMTLLIFSLLFGVVHLFVGMGIKAYMDIRDGHPLDALFDIGFWYGFIIGIALWLFGNSVIAGSNVVGKWMTIVFGIGLILTQGREKEGLISKLFSGVLSLYGITSYLSDVLSYSRLLALGLATGVISSVVSVLGSLGGTGIFASILLVVVLLIGHTFNIAINSLGTFVHAARLQYVEFFGKFYEGGGDAFNPFMKKTKYIKITK; this is translated from the coding sequence ATGAACAAAATAAGCATAGTGGGCTTAAACAGCGAGAAATCATGGCTTGTAAAGGATATTATGGATTTAGGCGTTGTTGAAGTAAGCTCTCAGGATTCAAAGTTAGCAGATCCCGAATGGCTTAGCTATGTGAAAAAAGACGGAAACGAAGATGCAGTGCTGAACTACGATTCTAAAATTTCAAAAATCAATGATGTTCTTATTACTCTTGAAGGTTATGATACCAGCAAAAAACCACTATTTAGCACAAGAAGGTTAGTATCATCGAAGGAATTTGACAGCATGGTTGACAACATCAATGATGTTGAAGGAAATGTAGCAAAGGTGGTCGAGCTAAGCAAGTCATACAATAACCTGTGCTCTGAACAAAATAAATTGGAAACTTCAATTTTGAGTTTAAAGCCATGGGTAAAATATGAATTGCCCCTAGAATTTCGTGAAACAATATATACAAGCATATTTATCGGTGTTGTTCCCAGTGTCATTGATGTTGACAGGCTGAAAAGTGATCTAGACCAAGAAACTGATAAATATGTTATAGACATACTTGCTAGCGACAAAGAGCAGTATTATATTACTACTATTTGCTTAACTAAAGAAAAAGATGACGTTTATGAAGTATTAAAGCAATTTGGCTTTAATAATGCTGAATTTAAGGATTTAACTGGAACAGCTTCAGAAAATATTGCTTTGTATGAGAAAAGGTTAAAAGAAATATCAGAAAGTAAATCTGCTATTGAAAAAAACTTTTCTGAATATGTTCAATATAAAGAAGAAATACAAGCTTATTATGATTATTTGACAATCGAAAAAGACAAGAATAAAATATTAGGCAACATGCTTAAGACAGATACTACATTTTACCTTCAGGGATGGATCCCTGATTCAAGTAAGGAACAGATTGGCTCCGTATTAAAAAAATATGAATGCTGGTTTGAAATCAGTGAACCTGAAGAAGGGGAACCGTATCCTATATTATTAAATAATAATTCTTTTTCACAACCATTTGAATCAATTACAGAGTTGTACAGCCTACCTTCACCTACGAGTATTGACCCTACAAGTATAATGGCTCCGTTCTACATGATGTTTTTCGGTCTGATGCTTGCAGATGTAGGCTATGGCGCGATAATATCCGGTGCATGTTTCATAATCCTCAGAAAATTTAATATCGAAGGCAACTTGAAAAAGATGATGAAAATGTTTTTCTACTGCGGATTAGCTACAATTTTTTGGGGAATAATGTTTGGAAGCTATTTTGGAGATGCACTTACAACTATTGCAAGAGTTATGTTTAATGGAGACTTTGCAATAAAACCTATATGGATTAACCCTATTACTGAACCGATGACGCTTTTAATTTTCTCTTTATTGTTTGGCGTGGTGCACCTTTTTGTGGGAATGGGCATCAAGGCATACATGGATATAAGGGACGGACATCCGTTGGACGCATTGTTTGATATAGGGTTCTGGTATGGTTTCATAATCGGTATCGCGTTATGGTTATTTGGAAACTCAGTAATAGCAGGCTCTAACGTAGTTGGAAAATGGATGACAATTGTATTTGGAATCGGCCTTATTTTGACTCAGGGAAGAGAGAAGGAAGGATTGATTTCAAAGCTATTTAGCGGAGTGTTGAGCTTATATGGAATTACAAGTTATTTAAGTGATGTATTATCATACTCTAGACTGCTTGCATTAGGCCTTGCTACAGGAGTAATATCTTCCGTTGTAAGCGTACTAGGTTCGTTAGGTGGCACAGGGATATTTGCATCAATACTGCTGGTAGTTGTTTTACTGATAGGACACACATTTAATATTGCAATAAACTCACTGGGTACATTTGTCCATGCAGCCAGATTGCAATATGTTGAATTCTTCGGTAAATTCTACGAAGGCGGAGGGGACGCGTTTAACCCTTTTATGAAGAAAACAAAGTATATAAAAATTACAAAATAA
- a CDS encoding V-type ATP synthase subunit K: MEQLFSTGTFLAIFGAAIAALAGCGSAVGIGYAGSAACGVMAEDPKKFGATLILQALPGTQGIYGLLISFIILNKIGFLGADVAALTVAQGGYFLAGSIPIGLVGIISGIHQGKVCASGIMLISKKPDQIAKPMVYAAMVETYAVLALLVSFLIINGIVI; encoded by the coding sequence ATGGAACAACTTTTTTCAACAGGTACTTTTTTAGCAATTTTTGGAGCAGCAATAGCAGCACTTGCAGGATGCGGTAGTGCAGTAGGTATAGGATATGCCGGTTCAGCGGCATGTGGAGTTATGGCAGAAGACCCTAAGAAATTCGGAGCTACATTGATTCTGCAGGCATTACCTGGAACTCAAGGTATTTACGGGCTTTTGATATCTTTCATTATCTTAAATAAGATAGGATTTTTAGGCGCAGACGTAGCAGCTTTAACAGTTGCTCAGGGCGGATACTTTTTGGCAGGATCCATACCCATCGGTTTAGTAGGTATTATTTCTGGTATTCATCAAGGTAAAGTATGTGCATCTGGTATCATGCTGATTTCTAAAAAACCTGACCAAATCGCTAAACCTATGGTTTATGCAGCTATGGTTGAAACATACGCAGTATTGGCTCTGCTTGTATCATTCCTTATAATAAACGGTATAGTTATATAA
- a CDS encoding V-type ATP synthase subunit E, whose amino-acid sequence MGIENITKNILDEANSTAEGIIKNAENKSLQIIEEAKKQAEEILSGEEQKSKADAENLKNRMISSAELQRRKMILGTKQQGIKKGFGAALNKLKEMPEDKYISFLTEQIINIPNCSGTIILNEKDKERIGDKLVNLVNNKLNGEKLTLSEKTTNSIGGFILKNGDIEINSTFEMLLDSIKDELTNDVANVLFD is encoded by the coding sequence GTGGGCATTGAAAATATTACTAAGAATATTTTAGATGAAGCGAACAGCACTGCTGAAGGCATAATAAAGAACGCAGAAAATAAAAGCTTGCAAATAATTGAAGAAGCTAAAAAACAAGCAGAAGAAATTTTAAGCGGTGAAGAACAAAAATCTAAAGCTGATGCTGAAAATTTAAAAAACAGAATGATTTCTTCCGCCGAGCTTCAAAGAAGAAAGATGATTCTAGGCACTAAACAGCAAGGTATAAAAAAAGGATTCGGTGCTGCTTTAAATAAACTTAAAGAAATGCCTGAAGATAAATATATAAGCTTTTTAACGGAACAAATTATAAATATTCCCAATTGCAGCGGAACTATTATCTTAAATGAAAAAGATAAGGAAAGAATTGGCGATAAGTTGGTAAATCTGGTTAATAATAAATTAAACGGAGAGAAGCTTACATTGAGCGAAAAAACAACTAACTCAATTGGAGGTTTCATCCTTAAAAACGGAGATATTGAAATTAACAGCACATTTGAAATGCTGTTAGACTCCATAAAAGATGAACTGACAAATGATGTAGCTAATGTTCTTTTCGATTAA
- a CDS encoding V-type ATP synthase subunit C, giving the protein MAKLTGTDYIFSVARVRSVEKYMLSHERAERMIDAKTAEDSIRILEECNYGYENEAVNPDDFEKLLTEEHKKSYDFIMSIAPELSYFRMFLYPYDYHNLKVLMKAEYLGIDATDLLVDTGTINIKVLKNSLNERDFLPLTENMGKALNEIIDAFPKLNDPQIIDIILDKYCYDEMYKSAEDTGSQFIVDYVRMLIDTINIKTYVRLKRMDKSWDFFSKVFIKGGNISEQTFISNYNETLEKFAEQISGYGFKEAFLEGAQYLEETGLFAVFEKLLDNKLIQFIKDAKFVSFGIDPLAAYLIAKDNEIKIARIIMAGKLAGISPELIRERLRETYV; this is encoded by the coding sequence TTGGCTAAATTAACAGGTACGGATTATATTTTTTCTGTTGCTAGAGTGCGAAGTGTTGAAAAATATATGTTGTCGCATGAGAGAGCTGAGAGAATGATAGATGCAAAAACCGCTGAAGATTCCATTAGAATATTGGAAGAATGCAATTACGGATATGAAAATGAAGCTGTAAATCCGGATGATTTTGAAAAACTATTGACGGAAGAGCATAAGAAGTCTTATGATTTTATTATGTCAATAGCTCCGGAGCTCAGTTACTTCAGAATGTTTTTGTATCCATATGACTATCATAATTTAAAAGTTCTTATGAAAGCAGAATATTTGGGGATTGACGCAACGGATTTATTGGTAGATACAGGGACGATTAATATAAAAGTTCTTAAAAACTCACTTAATGAAAGAGACTTTTTACCATTGACCGAAAATATGGGCAAGGCATTGAATGAAATTATAGATGCTTTTCCAAAGTTAAATGATCCTCAAATAATAGATATTATATTAGATAAGTATTGTTACGATGAAATGTATAAATCGGCGGAAGATACAGGAAGCCAGTTTATTGTTGATTATGTTAGAATGCTTATTGATACAATTAATATAAAAACTTATGTGCGTTTGAAGAGGATGGATAAATCTTGGGATTTTTTCAGCAAAGTTTTTATTAAAGGCGGAAATATCAGCGAGCAAACTTTTATAAGCAATTATAATGAGACGCTAGAAAAATTTGCAGAACAAATTTCCGGATATGGATTTAAGGAAGCTTTTCTTGAAGGTGCTCAATACTTAGAAGAAACCGGTTTATTTGCGGTATTTGAAAAACTTCTTGACAATAAATTAATTCAATTCATTAAAGATGCTAAGTTTGTTTCATTTGGCATTGATCCGCTTGCGGCATATTTGATTGCAAAGGATAATGAGATAAAAATTGCAAGGATTATAATGGCAGGTAAACTTGCAGGTATCTCGCCTGAATTAATAAGAGAGAGGTTGAGAGAAACTTATGTATAA
- a CDS encoding V-type ATP synthase subunit F: MYKIGIIGDKQSVLGFKAVGLDVFGCTTKDDAKGKLQKIANEDYAIIYITENFYDEIRDTIYEYGEKRLPAIIPIPGMSGSRGIGFENIKKAVEKAVGADILFNND; this comes from the coding sequence ATGTATAAAATAGGTATTATAGGAGATAAACAAAGTGTTCTCGGGTTTAAGGCTGTGGGACTCGACGTGTTTGGTTGCACCACCAAGGACGATGCAAAAGGTAAACTGCAGAAAATTGCAAATGAAGACTATGCTATTATCTATATAACAGAAAACTTCTATGACGAAATCAGAGACACTATCTATGAATATGGTGAAAAGCGTCTGCCGGCAATTATTCCTATACCGGGTATGAGCGGAAGCCGCGGAATAGGATTTGAAAATATCAAAAAGGCTGTTGAAAAGGCAGTTGGTGCGGATATATTATTTAACAACGATTAA